One Meiothermus sp. QL-1 DNA segment encodes these proteins:
- a CDS encoding NYN domain-containing protein, which produces MNRVAIFIDGSNLYRGLVSTLGPEYRLDFVAFVSALAAGRPLLRAYYYNAPLPSEDPAAKAHQSFLNYLRRAPYVTVRLGRLERRGETFVEKGVDIQIATDMLKLAYAHAYDVAILVSGDADFAEVFKVLQDMGKQVENTTFQSLSSYRLAQQADRYYPLDHLPWEQLRARSLEGEELAPE; this is translated from the coding sequence ATGAACCGGGTGGCCATTTTTATCGACGGCAGCAACCTGTATAGGGGTCTGGTCTCCACCTTGGGCCCGGAGTATCGCCTGGACTTCGTGGCCTTTGTATCCGCCCTGGCCGCCGGGCGGCCCCTGCTGCGGGCCTACTACTACAACGCCCCCCTGCCCAGCGAAGACCCCGCCGCCAAGGCCCACCAGAGCTTCCTCAACTACCTGCGCCGGGCCCCCTACGTGACGGTGCGCCTGGGCCGGTTGGAGCGCCGGGGGGAGACCTTTGTGGAAAAAGGGGTGGACATCCAGATCGCCACCGATATGCTCAAGCTGGCCTACGCCCACGCCTACGACGTGGCCATCCTAGTCTCGGGCGACGCCGACTTCGCCGAGGTCTTCAAGGTGCTGCAGGACATGGGCAAGCAGGTGGAGAACACCACCTTCCAAAGCCTCTCCTCCTACCGGCTGGCCCAGCAGGCCGACCGGTACTACCCCCTGGACCACCTGCCCTGGGAGCAGCTCCGGGCGCGAAGCCTGGAAGGGGAGGAGCTGGCCCCGGAGTAG
- a CDS encoding DUF4388 domain-containing protein: protein MEGSFHTIPLSDVLEMIHANRGTGVLQLTCGRLPLRLHFVEGEVVGGGILDWEGFEAIVTFPLHPEEGRFYFRAGPQQGTPLMPFRVFMAEWARLSDQWTRFRSVLDSPSRVLETPRATEPFAVFVGGRSVRAAARNWGVPLIIAAERAWRGLREGDLTKLRKYAWFGLRIRHPSARRTQAGIRDPEDITALLDGSCNLGELIQAGLPIPRVRAYLIDQISRGALEAPGRGWVLRDLLWEQEAEARGL, encoded by the coding sequence TTGGAGGGAAGCTTCCACACCATCCCCCTGAGCGATGTGCTAGAGATGATCCACGCCAACCGCGGCACCGGCGTTTTGCAGCTCACCTGCGGCCGGCTACCCCTAAGGCTTCACTTCGTGGAAGGGGAGGTGGTAGGGGGTGGCATCCTGGACTGGGAGGGCTTCGAGGCCATCGTCACCTTTCCCCTCCACCCCGAGGAGGGCCGGTTCTACTTCCGAGCAGGCCCCCAGCAGGGCACGCCCCTGATGCCCTTCCGGGTCTTCATGGCCGAGTGGGCCCGCCTGAGCGACCAGTGGACCCGCTTCCGCAGCGTGCTGGACTCCCCCAGCCGGGTGCTGGAAACCCCCCGGGCCACCGAGCCCTTCGCGGTCTTTGTGGGGGGGCGGAGCGTACGGGCTGCGGCCAGGAACTGGGGGGTGCCGCTCATCATCGCCGCCGAGCGGGCCTGGCGGGGCCTGCGCGAGGGCGACCTGACCAAGCTGCGCAAGTACGCCTGGTTCGGCCTGCGCATCCGCCACCCCTCGGCCCGCCGCACCCAGGCCGGCATCCGCGACCCCGAGGACATCACCGCGCTGCTGGACGGCAGCTGCAACCTGGGCGAGCTCATCCAGGCGGGGCTCCCCATCCCCCGGGTGCGGGCTTACCTGATCGACCAGATCAGCCGCGGGGCCCTGGAAGCCCCTGGCCGGGGCTGGGTCCTGCGCGACCTTCTTTGGGAGCAGGAGGCAGAGGCAAGGGGCCTTTAG
- a CDS encoding FAD-binding oxidoreductase, which yields MNTPVWEGGGWPGLPKLEGSLEAEVCVVGLGGSGLSAILELLRLGRRVVGLDAGRVAGGAAGRNGGFLLAGLARFYHQSVRAYGRERARRVYQATLEQIERMARETPEAVRRVGSLRVAASSEELEDCEAHLAALRADGFAAWPYAGPEGEGILLPDDAAMNPLLRCRRLARKALEAGARLFEQSPALEIRWGEVRTPKGRVRCEGVLVAVDGRLEQVLPELEGRVRTARLQMLATAPIPPRFPRPVYRRWGYDYFQQLPDGRLALGGMRDREEAAEWTCSDEPTPSLQRRLEGWLEALGVRAPVTHRWAASVGYTPTGWPIAEEVRPGVWAIGGYSGTGNVVGARLGREVAWALCGQRMPGAVFLP from the coding sequence ATGAACACGCCGGTCTGGGAGGGCGGCGGCTGGCCCGGGCTGCCCAAGCTGGAGGGCAGCCTGGAGGCCGAGGTGTGCGTGGTGGGCCTGGGCGGCTCGGGGCTTTCGGCCATTTTGGAGCTTTTGCGTCTGGGCCGAAGGGTGGTGGGGCTTGACGCTGGGAGGGTTGCGGGGGGAGCGGCCGGCCGCAACGGCGGGTTTTTGCTGGCGGGCCTGGCCCGGTTCTACCACCAAAGCGTGCGGGCCTACGGGCGCGAGCGGGCCCGGCGGGTGTACCAGGCCACCTTAGAGCAGATTGAGCGGATGGCCCGGGAGACCCCGGAGGCTGTTCGGCGGGTGGGCTCGCTGCGGGTGGCCGCCTCCAGCGAAGAGCTGGAGGACTGCGAGGCCCACCTGGCGGCCTTGCGGGCCGACGGGTTTGCCGCCTGGCCCTACGCGGGGCCTGAGGGGGAGGGCATTTTGCTGCCCGATGACGCGGCCATGAACCCCCTTTTGCGCTGCCGCCGGCTGGCACGGAAGGCCCTGGAGGCGGGGGCCCGGCTTTTTGAGCAGAGCCCGGCGCTGGAGATTCGCTGGGGCGAGGTGCGCACCCCCAAGGGCCGGGTGCGCTGCGAGGGGGTGCTGGTGGCGGTGGACGGAAGGCTCGAGCAGGTCCTGCCCGAGCTGGAGGGCCGGGTGCGCACCGCCCGGCTGCAGATGCTGGCCACCGCCCCCATTCCCCCCCGCTTTCCCCGGCCGGTCTACCGGCGCTGGGGCTACGACTACTTCCAGCAGCTCCCCGACGGGCGGCTGGCCTTGGGGGGGATGCGCGACCGGGAAGAAGCGGCCGAGTGGACCTGCTCCGACGAGCCCACCCCCAGCCTCCAGCGGCGGCTGGAGGGGTGGCTCGAGGCCCTGGGGGTGAGGGCCCCCGTCACCCATCGCTGGGCGGCCTCGGTGGGCTACACCCCCACCGGCTGGCCCATCGCCGAGGAGGTGCGGCCTGGGGTCTGGGCCATAGGCGGCTACAGCGGGACCGGCAACGTGGTGGGGGCCCGGCTGGGGCGCGAGGTGGCCTGGGCCCTTTGTGGGCAGCGGATGCCGGGGGCAGTCTTCCTGCCCTAG
- a CDS encoding phosphotransferase family protein: MLARLGQGREAEVLAWADGYVIKLFWPEYTEVDARLEAYLAQQAWLLGAPAPRVADVLALEGRWGVVMEWLRGMPMSDYLLLGPHHLQQAAERLAWLHHRLHTCPAAQMPSQRMRIIRRIEASPLSPELRAALLEHLERLPEGSALCHGDLHPENVLVADEEAYAVDWSLASRGSPAADVARTVLLLRYSELPPDWPGRPAFEQQRRLFCQAYLAHYQRFAGLERLELEAWLPIVAAVRLGDRVPGEEARLLRLIERGLAASPSGRARGR; this comes from the coding sequence ATGCTGGCGCGGCTGGGGCAGGGGCGCGAGGCCGAGGTGCTGGCTTGGGCCGATGGCTACGTGATTAAGCTCTTCTGGCCCGAGTACACTGAGGTCGACGCTCGGCTCGAGGCCTACCTGGCCCAGCAGGCCTGGCTTCTGGGGGCGCCCGCCCCGCGGGTGGCCGATGTGCTCGCGTTGGAGGGCCGCTGGGGCGTGGTGATGGAGTGGCTGCGGGGAATGCCGATGAGCGACTACCTCCTCCTCGGGCCCCATCACCTGCAGCAGGCGGCCGAACGGCTGGCCTGGCTGCACCACCGGCTCCACACCTGCCCGGCCGCCCAGATGCCCTCCCAGAGGATGCGCATTATCCGGCGGATTGAGGCCAGCCCGCTTTCCCCAGAGCTTCGGGCGGCCTTGCTGGAGCACCTGGAGCGCCTTCCTGAGGGCAGCGCGCTCTGCCACGGCGACCTTCACCCCGAGAACGTTCTGGTCGCGGATGAGGAGGCCTACGCGGTGGACTGGTCGTTGGCCAGCCGGGGCAGCCCTGCGGCCGACGTGGCCCGCACGGTCCTGCTCCTGCGCTACAGCGAGCTGCCTCCGGACTGGCCCGGGCGGCCAGCCTTCGAGCAGCAAAGGCGTCTATTCTGCCAGGCCTACCTGGCCCACTACCAGCGCTTTGCGGGGTTGGAGCGGCTCGAGCTGGAGGCCTGGCTGCCCATCGTGGCGGCGGTCCGCCTGGGCGACCGGGTGCCCGGTGAGGAGGCCCGTTTGCTTCGGCTCATCGAGCGGGGCTTGGCGGCCAGCCCTAGCGGTAGAGCTCGCGGGCGATGA
- a CDS encoding 2-oxoacid:ferredoxin oxidoreductase subunit beta: protein MKETTPLKPNAVGLSKKDYDGAPSTLCKGCGHNSIASQIVQVAYELNLKPHQVIKLSGIGCSSKSPAYFLGMSHGFNALHGRMPSVATGALLANHTLKAIGVSGDGDTGSIGLGQFKHLLRRNLRMVYIIENNGVYGLTKGQFSATAEEGLRLKYAGTNPFPPIDLCLEAIVAGCGFVARSFAGDARQVRELLKAALSHRGTAVLDIISPCVTFNNEDDSPKSYGYGTQHEKPLHELGFVPPAEEISIEPLTPGEVRLVELHDGSHLRLRNLEEAYDPTDQMGAIRRLLDAQARGEFITGLLYYNPHRPSLAEVEGLGTPLAQLPPALMRPGPERLEAVLRRYS, encoded by the coding sequence ATGAAGGAAACCACTCCCCTGAAGCCAAACGCGGTGGGCCTGAGCAAGAAGGACTACGACGGGGCCCCCAGCACCCTTTGCAAAGGCTGCGGCCACAACAGCATCGCCAGCCAGATCGTGCAGGTGGCCTACGAGCTCAACTTAAAGCCCCACCAGGTCATCAAGCTCTCCGGCATCGGCTGCTCTTCCAAGTCGCCGGCCTACTTCCTGGGCATGTCCCACGGCTTCAACGCCCTGCACGGGCGGATGCCCAGCGTGGCCACCGGGGCTCTTCTGGCCAACCACACCCTGAAGGCCATCGGGGTCTCGGGCGACGGCGACACCGGCAGCATCGGGCTCGGGCAGTTCAAGCACCTCCTGCGGCGCAACCTGCGCATGGTCTACATCATCGAGAACAACGGGGTCTACGGCCTCACCAAGGGCCAGTTCTCGGCCACCGCCGAGGAGGGGCTGCGCCTCAAGTACGCCGGCACCAACCCCTTTCCCCCCATCGACCTCTGCCTGGAGGCCATCGTGGCCGGGTGCGGCTTCGTGGCCCGCAGCTTTGCCGGCGACGCCAGGCAGGTGCGCGAGCTCCTCAAGGCCGCCCTCTCCCACCGGGGCACCGCGGTGCTGGACATCATCAGCCCCTGCGTCACCTTCAACAACGAGGACGACAGCCCCAAGAGCTACGGCTACGGCACCCAGCACGAGAAGCCCCTGCATGAGCTGGGCTTTGTTCCGCCCGCGGAGGAAATCAGCATCGAGCCGCTAACCCCGGGGGAGGTTCGGCTGGTGGAGCTCCACGACGGCTCGCACCTTCGCCTGCGCAACCTGGAGGAGGCCTACGACCCCACCGACCAGATGGGGGCCATACGGCGCCTGCTGGATGCCCAGGCCAGGGGGGAGTTCATCACCGGCCTCCTCTACTACAACCCCCACCGGCCCAGCCTGGCCGAGGTGGAGGGGCTGGGCACCCCCCTGGCCCAGCTCCCCCCAGCGCTCATGCGGCCCGGCCCCGAGCGGCTGGAAGCGGTGCTGCGCCGGTATAGCTAG
- a CDS encoding acyl-CoA dehydrogenase family protein produces the protein MPALTADQKMVLEMVRQVAREVLWPLAPEYDRSGAFPWPQLKKLGQLGLLGMTTPEAWGGAGLDSVTWALALEEIAAADPSVAVILSVTSGLPQYMLLRFGTEAQKRKYLTPLARGEWIGAFCLTEPHVGSDPASLKTRARRVPGGWRISGVKSWVTSGGEAQVYVVMARTEAGISSFIVEKTTPGLSFGPPEEKMGLHAAHTCEVRLEEVFVPEENLLGPEGRGLAQALAGLDSGRIGIAAQAVGIARAAFEIARQYADERTQFGQKIREFQGVGFKLAEMHAQIAAARALVLEAAAKKDRGERYTLEASTAKLFASEVAVGVTRAAVQVLGGYGYHRDYRVERYYRDAKITEIYEGTSEIQKLIIARELYR, from the coding sequence ATGCCTGCCCTAACCGCCGACCAGAAGATGGTGCTGGAGATGGTGCGCCAGGTGGCCCGCGAGGTCCTGTGGCCGCTGGCGCCCGAGTACGACCGCAGCGGGGCCTTCCCCTGGCCCCAGCTCAAAAAGCTGGGGCAGCTCGGGCTGCTGGGCATGACCACCCCCGAGGCCTGGGGCGGGGCGGGGCTGGACTCGGTCACCTGGGCCCTGGCCCTGGAGGAGATCGCCGCCGCCGACCCCAGCGTGGCGGTAATTCTCTCGGTGACCTCGGGCCTACCGCAGTACATGCTCCTGCGCTTCGGCACCGAGGCGCAGAAAAGGAAGTACCTCACCCCCTTGGCCCGGGGGGAGTGGATTGGGGCTTTCTGCCTCACCGAACCCCACGTCGGCTCCGACCCGGCCTCGCTCAAGACCCGGGCCCGGCGGGTGCCGGGGGGCTGGCGGATCTCGGGGGTCAAGAGCTGGGTGACCTCGGGGGGCGAGGCCCAGGTCTACGTGGTGATGGCCCGGACCGAGGCCGGTATCAGCAGCTTTATTGTGGAGAAAACCACCCCCGGCCTCAGCTTTGGCCCGCCAGAGGAGAAGATGGGCCTCCACGCCGCCCATACCTGCGAGGTGCGGCTGGAGGAGGTCTTTGTCCCGGAGGAAAACCTGCTGGGGCCGGAGGGACGGGGGCTGGCCCAGGCCCTGGCCGGGCTCGACTCGGGGCGGATTGGGATCGCGGCCCAGGCGGTGGGAATAGCCCGGGCCGCCTTCGAGATTGCCAGGCAGTATGCCGACGAGCGCACCCAGTTCGGCCAGAAAATTCGCGAATTCCAGGGAGTGGGCTTCAAGCTGGCCGAGATGCACGCCCAGATTGCGGCTGCAAGGGCGCTGGTGCTGGAGGCCGCGGCCAAGAAGGACCGGGGGGAGCGCTACACCCTGGAGGCCTCCACCGCCAAGCTTTTCGCCTCGGAGGTAGCGGTGGGGGTGACCCGTGCGGCGGTGCAGGTGCTGGGGGGTTACGGCTACCACCGCGACTACCGGGTGGAGCGCTACTACCGCGACGCCAAGATCACCGAGATTTACGAGGGCACCAGCGAGATTCAGAAGCTCATCATCGCCCGCGAGCTCTACCGCTAG
- the topA gene encoding type I DNA topoisomerase, with amino-acid sequence MPDPTLIVVESPAKAKSIQKMLGAGYEVRASKGHVADLPEHNLGVDIEADFAPQYEVKKDKQPVVEELRRAARGKRVLIATDPDREGEAIGWHVVRLLGLDPKNPLRVEFHEITPKVVRAAVARPRPIDQNLVDAQQARRVLDRLVGYQLSPILSMEFRRRALSAGRVQSVALRLLVEREEEIERFEPEEYWRIAATFSSEGQRFTAELYSVRGERVLGERFLITQEAQAQALLQEARAVEAYCIARLERRERRRSPAPPFTTSTLQQAASSRLGWTASRTMRVAQRLYEGVELPEGPVGLITYMRTDSTRVSQEALDEVRRFIPARFGPAYLPEKPHQYASKKAQNAQDAHEAIRPTAVERTPEAVRPHLSEEEFKLYQLIWQRFVASQMSPAVYEQTTATVEGGGLVFRATGSVVRFDGFLKVYGREEDEAEKQLPPLREGASAHLEGLEPSQHFTEPPPRYTDASLVKTLEEMGIGRPSTYAPTIETLERRNYIERQGKSLRPTPLGREVTHYLVRMFPDVVAYDFTAQLETRLDQIEEGKAHWPKVVREFYEPFLEDFKKVPRKLCPECGRPLELKVSRYGQFLGCTGYPECRYTERLELRKEPEPTGEACPACKEGELVRRFGRYGSFISCNRYPACTYTRDEAPSTGITCPKCRTGEVVQKTSKRGRPYYRCNQPGCDFLVFNPLLPDKCPLCGWNELDKGRLRACSNPACERYGGPRPGAQREKGQPKTRKSTWADLEPLIPQAGLTPEQAQVARLTRGQQKAVPQAAQALGKPEAETLKLFRQALFKLRMAYGKQRKEEVVGAR; translated from the coding sequence ATGCCGGACCCAACGCTCATCGTGGTGGAGTCCCCGGCCAAGGCCAAGAGCATTCAGAAGATGCTGGGAGCCGGCTATGAGGTGCGGGCCAGCAAGGGCCACGTGGCCGACCTGCCCGAGCACAACCTGGGCGTGGACATCGAGGCCGACTTCGCACCTCAGTACGAGGTCAAAAAGGACAAGCAGCCGGTGGTGGAGGAGCTCAGGCGGGCCGCCCGGGGCAAGCGGGTGCTGATCGCCACCGACCCCGACCGGGAGGGCGAGGCCATCGGCTGGCACGTGGTGCGGCTGCTGGGCCTCGACCCCAAAAACCCTTTGCGGGTGGAGTTCCACGAGATCACCCCCAAGGTGGTGCGGGCGGCGGTGGCCCGGCCGCGGCCCATCGACCAAAACCTGGTGGACGCCCAGCAGGCCCGGCGGGTGCTGGACCGGCTGGTGGGCTACCAGCTCTCCCCCATCCTGAGCATGGAGTTCCGCCGGCGGGCCCTGTCGGCGGGCCGGGTACAGTCGGTGGCCCTCAGGCTTCTGGTGGAGCGGGAGGAGGAGATCGAGCGCTTCGAGCCGGAGGAGTACTGGCGCATCGCGGCGACCTTCTCCTCGGAGGGGCAGCGCTTCACCGCCGAGCTATATAGCGTGCGGGGAGAGCGGGTTCTCGGCGAGCGGTTCCTCATCACCCAAGAAGCCCAGGCCCAGGCCCTGCTGCAGGAGGCCCGGGCGGTGGAGGCCTACTGCATCGCCCGCCTCGAGCGGCGCGAGCGCCGGCGCAGCCCCGCCCCTCCCTTCACCACCTCCACCCTGCAGCAAGCCGCCAGCAGCCGCTTGGGCTGGACTGCCAGCCGCACCATGCGCGTGGCCCAACGGCTTTACGAGGGGGTAGAGCTGCCCGAGGGGCCGGTGGGGCTCATCACCTACATGCGCACCGACTCCACCCGGGTCTCGCAGGAGGCGCTGGACGAGGTGCGGCGCTTCATCCCGGCGCGCTTTGGGCCCGCCTACTTGCCAGAGAAACCCCACCAGTACGCCAGCAAGAAAGCGCAAAACGCCCAGGACGCCCACGAGGCCATCCGCCCCACCGCGGTAGAGCGAACCCCGGAGGCGGTGCGGCCCCACCTGAGCGAGGAGGAATTCAAGCTCTACCAGCTCATCTGGCAGCGCTTCGTGGCCTCCCAGATGAGCCCGGCGGTCTACGAGCAGACCACCGCCACGGTGGAAGGCGGGGGGCTGGTCTTCCGCGCCACGGGCTCGGTGGTCCGGTTCGACGGGTTCCTGAAGGTCTACGGGCGCGAGGAGGACGAGGCGGAAAAGCAGCTCCCTCCCCTGCGCGAGGGGGCTTCGGCCCACCTGGAGGGCCTCGAGCCCAGCCAGCACTTTACCGAGCCCCCTCCCCGCTACACCGATGCCAGCCTGGTCAAAACCCTGGAGGAGATGGGCATCGGCCGCCCCTCCACCTATGCCCCCACCATCGAGACCCTGGAACGCCGCAACTACATCGAGCGGCAGGGGAAGTCGCTCCGGCCCACCCCCCTAGGCCGCGAGGTCACTCACTACCTGGTGCGGATGTTCCCCGACGTGGTGGCCTACGACTTCACCGCCCAGCTCGAGACCCGCCTCGACCAGATCGAGGAGGGCAAGGCCCACTGGCCCAAGGTGGTGCGGGAGTTCTACGAGCCCTTTTTAGAGGACTTCAAAAAGGTGCCCAGAAAGCTCTGCCCCGAGTGCGGCCGGCCTTTAGAGCTCAAGGTCTCGCGCTACGGCCAGTTTCTGGGCTGCACCGGCTACCCCGAGTGCCGCTATACCGAGCGGCTCGAGCTGAGGAAGGAGCCCGAGCCCACGGGGGAGGCCTGCCCGGCCTGCAAAGAGGGCGAGCTGGTGCGGCGCTTCGGCCGCTACGGCAGCTTCATAAGCTGCAACCGCTACCCGGCCTGCACCTACACCCGCGATGAGGCCCCCTCCACCGGCATCACCTGCCCCAAGTGCCGCACCGGCGAGGTGGTGCAGAAGACCAGCAAGCGGGGCAGGCCCTACTACCGCTGCAACCAGCCCGGCTGCGACTTCCTGGTCTTCAACCCGCTGCTGCCCGACAAGTGCCCTCTTTGCGGCTGGAACGAGCTGGACAAGGGCCGGCTGCGGGCCTGCTCCAACCCGGCCTGTGAGCGTTATGGAGGCCCGCGGCCTGGGGCCCAGCGCGAAAAAGGGCAACCCAAGACCAGGAAAAGCACCTGGGCCGACCTCGAGCCCCTCATCCCCCAGGCTGGCCTTACCCCCGAGCAGGCCCAGGTAGCCCGGCTGACCCGGGGCCAGCAAAAGGCCGTGCCGCAGGCGGCCCAGGCCCTGGGTAAGCCCGAGGCCGAGACCCTGAAGCTCTTCCGCCAGGCCCTATTCAAGCTGCGGATGGCCTATGGTAAGCAGCGCAAGGAAGAGGTGGTCGGCGCCCGATGA
- a CDS encoding 2-oxoacid:acceptor oxidoreductase subunit alpha, which translates to MSVLERAQAVLPAPREPIVNDFSIAVATVNGTGSQTANLTLLRSFFRLGIPVHGKNIFPSNIQGLPTWYHIRVSREGYVARKPPDILVAFNPTTAAEDVQGLPAGGVCLYATDLKNLPQRDDLVYYPVPAAELLAGLEVPVKRRPYLANMAYVGALAWMLGVPLETVAEALAAQFEQRPKLVEDNLEVVRRAHAWASENLRKQDPYRIEPMEKTQGLILMTGNEAGALGAVFGGVSVAAWYPITPATSFMDALRGFLSELRRDEAGRPTYAVVQAEDELAAAGIVLGAGWAGARALTATSGPGLSLMAEFMSYGYFAEIPAVIWDIQRVGPSTGLPTRTSQGDVAFAYTLGHGDTKHPILFPSSLEECFEFGWRAFDLAEELQTPVLVLSDLDLGMNHWMGRPFAYPAEPLKRGKVLSAEALEVRGGFARYKDVDGDGIPYRTLPGTPHPLAAYFTRGSGHNEQAQYSERPEDYARLMARLARKFETARRLVPPPAVELHPQARIGVIAYGSTRYAIEEARDRLRERLPLSFLRLRALPIGPEVGEFVAAHERVYVIELNRDGQLHGILRAELPEHAAKLRSLAYLDGLPLTAAWVMARLLEKEEAA; encoded by the coding sequence ATGAGCGTCCTGGAACGGGCGCAGGCTGTGCTACCTGCCCCACGCGAGCCCATAGTCAACGACTTCTCCATAGCCGTCGCCACCGTCAACGGAACCGGCAGCCAGACCGCAAACCTAACCCTGCTGCGGTCTTTTTTTAGGCTCGGCATACCCGTGCACGGCAAAAACATCTTCCCCTCTAACATCCAAGGCCTGCCCACCTGGTACCACATCCGGGTAAGCCGCGAGGGCTACGTGGCCCGCAAGCCCCCGGACATCCTGGTGGCCTTCAACCCCACCACCGCCGCCGAGGACGTACAGGGGCTGCCGGCCGGAGGGGTTTGCCTGTACGCCACCGACCTCAAGAACCTGCCCCAGCGCGACGACCTGGTCTACTACCCGGTGCCCGCGGCCGAACTGCTGGCCGGCCTCGAGGTCCCGGTCAAGCGCCGGCCCTACCTAGCCAACATGGCCTACGTGGGGGCGCTGGCCTGGATGCTGGGGGTGCCCCTGGAGACTGTGGCAGAAGCTTTGGCGGCTCAGTTCGAGCAGCGGCCCAAACTGGTGGAGGACAACCTCGAGGTGGTGCGCCGGGCCCACGCCTGGGCCAGCGAAAACCTGCGCAAGCAGGACCCCTACCGCATCGAGCCCATGGAAAAGACCCAGGGCCTCATCCTGATGACCGGCAACGAGGCGGGAGCCCTGGGCGCGGTCTTCGGCGGGGTAAGCGTGGCGGCCTGGTACCCCATCACCCCTGCCACCAGCTTCATGGACGCCCTGCGGGGCTTCCTGAGCGAGCTGCGCCGCGACGAGGCTGGGCGGCCCACCTACGCCGTGGTCCAGGCCGAAGACGAGCTGGCGGCAGCAGGCATCGTGCTGGGGGCGGGCTGGGCCGGGGCTCGGGCCCTCACCGCCACCAGCGGGCCCGGGCTCAGCCTGATGGCCGAATTCATGAGCTACGGCTACTTCGCCGAGATTCCCGCGGTCATCTGGGACATCCAGCGGGTGGGCCCCAGCACCGGCCTGCCCACCCGCACCAGCCAGGGGGATGTGGCCTTCGCCTACACCCTGGGCCATGGCGACACCAAGCATCCCATCCTCTTCCCCTCCTCCCTCGAGGAGTGCTTCGAGTTCGGCTGGCGGGCCTTCGACCTGGCCGAGGAGCTCCAGACCCCCGTCCTGGTGCTCTCCGACCTCGACCTGGGGATGAACCACTGGATGGGCCGGCCCTTCGCCTACCCTGCCGAGCCCCTCAAACGCGGCAAGGTGCTGAGCGCCGAGGCCCTGGAGGTCCGGGGGGGCTTCGCCCGCTACAAGGACGTGGACGGCGACGGCATCCCCTACCGAACCCTGCCCGGCACCCCCCACCCCCTGGCGGCCTACTTTACCCGCGGCAGCGGCCACAACGAGCAGGCCCAGTACAGCGAGCGCCCTGAGGACTACGCCCGCCTGATGGCCCGGCTGGCCCGCAAGTTCGAGACCGCCCGCAGGCTGGTGCCCCCCCCTGCCGTAGAGCTCCACCCCCAGGCCCGCATCGGGGTCATCGCCTACGGCTCCACCCGCTATGCCATCGAGGAAGCCCGCGACCGGCTGCGCGAGCGCCTGCCCCTGAGCTTCCTGCGCCTGCGGGCTTTGCCGATTGGCCCCGAGGTGGGCGAGTTCGTGGCCGCCCACGAGCGGGTCTATGTGATTGAGCTCAACCGCGACGGCCAGCTACACGGCATCCTGCGGGCTGAGCTACCCGAGCACGCCGCTAAGCTTCGCAGCCTGGCCTATCTGGACGGCCTGCCCCTTACAGCGGCCTGGGTGATGGCCCGGCTGCTCGAAAAAGAGGAGGCAGCATGA
- a CDS encoding YdcF family protein: MPKLWRLLLAAGLSLLLLPLGLVLHPELGQLAAAGLWFLGTLLGLFAFRLLLYASGLLALFVALVLFSPLTAFLLQPLVVDEPPQRADLIVVLGGGMHCGAGVLEASSLARLEKGLELWRAGYAPRLTLSDTVGEIFGDARCPSLGKVAAERVRALYGPAGPELILLPEMRTTRTEALAVAALARERGYRRVLLVTTPAHSRRAVGAFRRLGLEVVSVNSSEPRFDMALPTPYDRLQALTPLVREYLGLLKYRLNGWL, encoded by the coding sequence ATGCCTAAGCTTTGGAGACTCCTGCTGGCCGCTGGTCTTTCCCTGCTCCTTTTGCCCCTGGGGCTGGTTTTGCACCCCGAGCTGGGCCAACTTGCGGCGGCGGGGCTCTGGTTTCTGGGCACCCTGCTGGGGTTGTTCGCCTTTCGCCTTCTGCTTTACGCCAGCGGGCTGCTGGCCCTTTTTGTGGCCCTGGTGCTCTTCAGCCCGCTCACGGCCTTTCTGCTGCAGCCGCTGGTGGTGGACGAGCCGCCGCAAAGGGCCGACCTCATCGTGGTGCTCGGGGGGGGCATGCACTGCGGGGCAGGGGTGCTGGAGGCCAGCTCCCTGGCCCGGCTGGAAAAGGGGCTGGAGCTCTGGCGGGCCGGTTACGCCCCCCGCCTCACCCTCTCCGACACCGTGGGCGAGATTTTCGGCGACGCCCGCTGCCCCTCCTTGGGCAAGGTGGCCGCCGAGCGGGTGCGGGCGCTTTATGGCCCGGCCGGGCCGGAGCTCATCCTCCTGCCCGAGATGCGCACCACCCGGACCGAGGCCCTGGCGGTGGCGGCGCTCGCCCGGGAGCGGGGCTACCGGCGGGTCTTGCTGGTCACCACCCCGGCCCACAGCCGCCGCGCGGTGGGGGCCTTCCGCCGGCTGGGCCTGGAGGTGGTGAGCGTGAACTCGAGCGAGCCCCGCTTTGACATGGCCCTGCCCACCCCCTACGACCGCCTGCAGGCCCTCACCCCGCTGGTGCGGGAGTACCTGGGCCTTTTGAAGTACCGCCTCAACGGCTGGCTCTAG